A window of the Paenibacillus woosongensis genome harbors these coding sequences:
- a CDS encoding glycosyltransferase, protein MNRFWSSVIQPVLNLSKSKKIVEIGSFSGINTRGLIEYINENDGVLYSIDPSPQYDVASLKEEYGEKFEPINDLSISALPLIKEYDAILIDGDHNWYTVYHELKIIEQTFRKSEKEFPVTFLHDIDWPYGRRDMYYNPENIPGEFRQPYKKEGIKPGQSSLLPTGLNSQMYNSIYENNPRNGVLTAIEDFLEETQFELKFFKLHGFYGLGIIIPASFQVVIDFLNEGSFIDSMISRLEEERVNRIIQINDLKSELKSAKDKNDLLNNKLDIKSAENEELSFKYNELTKKNYELLEQIDSLSKKNIELIGNLKKAEQDIISVNNNIEKIIIEKNRLHESEKHYRNAARIHVSSIRYQLGDTLVSSVQHPKKLLKLPKNILKIIKDAKKKRGKKNLIELKDELNNHPIVVGNTQNKKRTKIIDKYNSNHIKEFFDVNIVSIIIPVYNAYDDFTRCIESILKYTNIPYELIIVNDCSTDLRIKEYLVSLAQNERIKIIENESNKGYVESINIGINASQNDVVLLNSDTIVTNRWLLKLKLAAYSESNIGTVTPFSNAAGAFSVPLIGEVNEIPNHLTIDSMAKLVEGNSVNKYPKVPTGNGFCMYIKRKLINEIGGMDSIRFHRGYGEENDFCMRALKSNWYNIIDDSTYIYHKRSASFSDEKQELIKKNRAILDELHPEYTGLVSEFVNSSDLNSIREDINKAIENPSTSVLNNHKRVLYVLHQGSGGTPNTNKDLMNYIEKEFDCFVLTSNTKKIKLFSFSKGEFNLIQVWELSEPWKITDFTRSDYEKIYFNILTFYNIDLVHIRHLLAHSFDIAYLSNKLGLKVVLSFHDFYFVCPSIHLLDNENVYCAGKCTSSKGACQIPSNWVKEGLPELKNQWIHIWRGKVNELIEQCDAFVTTSNTSKQVYTSNYPALENKNFIIIEHGRDEQIQKDVRSEYFEFPKPQEATPIKILLPGNIDNHKGSEFIKALKEQDVNNILEFHFLGKINNDLATYGVNHGVYKRDEFYSIVHQIKPSFVGIFSIWPETYCHTLSEAWICGIPVLATRIGTIEERILKTGGGWLIDFNDPKKSYEEIIKISRDKNEYERMVAIVNKIELRDAEEMSRDYSFLYKSLIYSPRLKRVGVFTKRGKRGYFNPSGYIRLILPLTHPSAKERLQLEVLDDGIIDRPSKLDIYDVIIVQRDCLEYEAAQKLVENCKTRQIALVFEVDDDFLSIDQQHPEFDLYRDKIKTIRYLLEAADIVTVSSEVLREKFIPYSNNIYVLPNVVDERIWFPAPRNAAKNINTLDKIIDIVYIGSNTHSADLQLIQPAVEKIMNWGKEEGYSIKFYVIGGDREEREWYNKIIVPKGMENYIDFIKWVKNTNNFTFALAPLVDNKINNAKSYLKYLDYGALGLPALYSDIEPFRLVVNNGVNGFLCNDTDGWFESMKDIIQDSDLRSKFISNIQLDIKEKHLLKDNYLQWVNLICGD, encoded by the coding sequence GTGAATAGATTTTGGAGTAGTGTAATTCAACCAGTGCTTAATTTGAGCAAATCAAAAAAAATAGTTGAAATTGGTAGCTTTAGTGGCATAAATACAAGAGGATTAATTGAATATATAAATGAGAATGATGGAGTACTTTATTCCATTGATCCGTCTCCACAATATGATGTCGCTTCCTTAAAGGAGGAATATGGGGAAAAATTTGAGCCTATTAATGATTTGAGTATTTCAGCTCTTCCTTTAATTAAAGAATATGATGCAATTCTTATTGATGGTGATCATAATTGGTATACAGTTTATCATGAATTGAAGATTATTGAACAGACTTTTAGAAAAAGTGAAAAGGAATTCCCTGTAACATTTTTACATGATATTGATTGGCCTTATGGTAGAAGGGATATGTACTATAATCCAGAAAATATTCCTGGCGAGTTTAGACAGCCATATAAAAAAGAAGGGATTAAGCCTGGACAATCTTCTCTATTACCAACTGGATTAAATTCTCAAATGTATAATTCTATATATGAAAACAATCCTCGAAACGGCGTACTCACGGCAATTGAAGATTTTCTGGAAGAAACTCAGTTTGAACTTAAATTTTTTAAATTACATGGGTTTTATGGATTAGGAATAATTATTCCGGCATCTTTTCAAGTAGTAATTGATTTTTTGAATGAAGGTTCCTTTATTGATTCTATGATTTCAAGACTTGAAGAGGAAAGGGTTAACCGAATTATCCAAATTAATGATCTGAAAAGTGAGTTAAAGTCTGCAAAAGATAAAAATGATTTACTAAATAATAAACTGGATATCAAAAGTGCTGAAAATGAGGAGTTATCTTTTAAATATAATGAATTGACTAAAAAGAATTATGAATTGCTTGAACAAATAGATAGCTTATCTAAAAAAAATATAGAGTTGATAGGGAATTTGAAAAAGGCAGAACAGGATATTATTAGTGTTAATAATAACATTGAGAAGATAATAATTGAGAAAAATAGACTTCATGAAAGTGAGAAGCATTATCGGAATGCAGCACGTATTCATGTTTCTTCAATTAGATACCAATTGGGTGACACTTTGGTCAGTTCAGTTCAACATCCAAAAAAATTGCTGAAGCTTCCCAAAAATATATTAAAAATTATTAAGGATGCAAAAAAAAAAAGAGGGAAAAAAAACCTAATTGAATTAAAGGATGAACTTAACAATCATCCAATAGTAGTAGGGAATACCCAAAACAAGAAACGAACAAAAATAATTGATAAATATAATAGTAATCATATTAAAGAATTTTTTGATGTTAATATTGTATCAATAATTATACCTGTCTATAACGCTTATGACGACTTTACAAGGTGTATAGAAAGTATTTTAAAGTATACCAATATACCATATGAATTGATTATTGTTAATGATTGCAGTACAGATTTGAGAATTAAAGAATACCTTGTTTCCTTAGCTCAGAATGAACGTATTAAGATCATTGAAAATGAATCTAATAAGGGTTACGTCGAAAGTATCAATATAGGAATTAATGCCTCACAAAATGATGTAGTATTACTCAACAGTGACACTATAGTAACAAATCGCTGGTTATTAAAGTTAAAATTGGCAGCATACTCTGAATCAAATATTGGTACGGTTACCCCATTTTCTAATGCAGCAGGGGCGTTTTCTGTTCCTTTAATTGGTGAAGTTAATGAAATACCTAATCATCTAACAATAGATAGTATGGCAAAATTAGTGGAGGGAAATTCCGTTAATAAATACCCAAAAGTTCCGACTGGAAATGGATTTTGTATGTATATTAAACGAAAGTTAATTAATGAGATAGGTGGAATGGATTCTATTCGTTTCCATAGAGGTTATGGTGAAGAAAATGATTTTTGCATGCGTGCATTGAAATCAAATTGGTATAATATTATTGATGACAGCACGTACATTTATCATAAGAGAAGTGCTTCTTTTTCAGACGAAAAACAAGAATTAATTAAGAAAAATAGAGCGATTTTAGATGAATTGCATCCGGAATACACTGGGCTTGTGAGCGAGTTTGTTAATTCCTCTGATTTGAATAGCATAAGGGAAGATATAAACAAAGCTATTGAGAATCCATCAACCAGTGTGTTAAATAACCACAAGAGAGTTTTATATGTGCTGCATCAAGGGTCGGGCGGAACACCTAATACTAATAAAGATTTGATGAATTATATTGAAAAAGAATTTGATTGCTTTGTATTGACATCAAACACAAAAAAAATAAAATTATTTTCCTTTTCTAAAGGAGAATTTAACCTTATCCAGGTTTGGGAGCTTTCTGAACCGTGGAAAATTACTGATTTTACCCGATCAGATTATGAGAAAATTTATTTTAACATACTAACATTCTACAATATTGATCTGGTTCATATCAGACATCTATTAGCTCATTCTTTTGATATTGCTTATTTATCTAACAAATTAGGGCTTAAGGTAGTGTTATCTTTTCATGATTTTTATTTTGTATGTCCCTCTATTCACTTATTAGATAATGAAAATGTATATTGTGCTGGTAAATGTACTAGTAGTAAAGGAGCCTGTCAAATTCCTTCTAACTGGGTAAAGGAAGGGTTGCCTGAGTTAAAGAATCAATGGATACACATCTGGAGGGGAAAGGTTAATGAATTAATTGAACAATGTGATGCATTTGTAACCACTTCTAACACCTCTAAGCAGGTGTACACTTCTAATTATCCTGCTTTAGAGAATAAGAATTTTATTATTATCGAACATGGGCGAGACGAACAGATTCAAAAAGATGTTCGATCAGAATATTTTGAATTTCCTAAGCCTCAAGAAGCAACACCAATTAAAATTTTATTACCGGGTAATATTGATAATCACAAAGGTTCTGAATTTATAAAAGCACTGAAGGAACAAGATGTGAATAACATTCTCGAGTTTCATTTTTTGGGGAAAATAAATAATGATTTGGCAACATATGGTGTTAATCATGGCGTTTACAAGAGGGATGAATTTTACTCGATTGTTCATCAAATTAAACCTTCATTTGTAGGGATATTTTCAATTTGGCCTGAGACCTATTGTCACACACTAAGTGAAGCATGGATATGTGGTATTCCGGTATTAGCAACTCGTATTGGAACTATTGAAGAGAGAATATTAAAAACTGGCGGAGGCTGGTTAATAGATTTTAATGATCCGAAAAAGTCTTATGAAGAAATTATAAAAATCTCAAGAGACAAAAATGAATATGAACGAATGGTTGCTATAGTAAATAAAATTGAACTAAGAGATGCAGAAGAAATGTCGAGAGATTATAGCTTTTTGTATAAAAGTTTAATTTATTCGCCTAGACTCAAGAGGGTTGGAGTATTTACTAAAAGAGGGAAAAGGGGGTATTTCAATCCCTCAGGTTATATTAGATTGATACTTCCATTAACTCATCCAAGTGCTAAAGAACGTTTGCAGTTAGAAGTTTTAGATGATGGCATAATAGATAGACCCTCTAAATTAGATATTTATGATGTAATCATAGTACAAAGAGATTGTTTAGAATATGAAGCCGCTCAAAAATTAGTTGAAAACTGTAAAACTAGACAGATTGCTCTGGTTTTTGAAGTGGACGATGATTTCTTGTCTATCGATCAGCAGCATCCAGAGTTTGATTTATATCGAGACAAAATAAAGACAATAAGATATTTATTAGAGGCTGCTGATATTGTGACAGTATCCTCAGAAGTACTAAGAGAGAAATTTATTCCTTATAGCAATAATATTTATGTGCTTCCGAATGTAGTAGATGAGAGAATCTGGTTTCCTGCACCGCGCAACGCAGCTAAAAATATTAATACTTTAGATAAAATCATTGATATTGTTTATATTGGTTCCAATACTCACTCAGCGGATCTTCAATTAATTCAGCCTGCAGTAGAGAAGATTATGAATTGGGGTAAGGAAGAAGGGTACTCTATCAAATTCTATGTTATTGGAGGAGATAGAGAAGAAAGAGAATGGTATAATAAAATTATTGTTCCTAAAGGAATGGAGAATTATATTGATTTCATTAAGTGGGTTAAAAATACAAATAATTTTACTTTTGCATTAGCACCTTTAGTTGATAACAAAATTAATAATGCTAAAAGCTATTTAAAGTATCTTGATTATGGAGCGTTAGGTTTGCCAGCACTTTATTCTGATATAGAACCCTTCAGATTGGTTGTGAATAATGGTGTTAATGGATTTTTATGTAATGATACAGATGGATGGTTTGAATCTATGAAAGATATAATTCAAGACTCTGACTTAAGGAGTAAATTTATTTCAAACATCCAACTTGATATTAAAGAAAAACATTTATTGAAAGATAATTATTTACAGTGGGTAAATCTAATATGCGGAGATTAA
- a CDS encoding ABC transporter ATP-binding protein: protein MNSDHIVIDVADISMTYRMYKEKVDSLKEYFVKMVKQELQYKEYKALSNVSFQVNKGEIMGVIGLNGAGKSTLLKIVAGILKPTAGSIKVHGRMAPLIELGAGFDEHLTGRENIYLNGSLLGHSNKFMKEQEAAIIEFAELGEFIDVPIKNYSSGMKARLGFSIATCINPDVLIVDEVLSVGDFKFQQKCQARMQELLGGGTTVLFVSHSLGEIEKLCNRTVWLEKGELKMIGETVEVLEKFKNQG from the coding sequence ATGAATAGTGATCATATAGTAATAGATGTCGCTGATATCTCAATGACCTATCGGATGTACAAGGAAAAAGTTGACTCCTTAAAAGAATACTTCGTTAAGATGGTTAAGCAGGAACTGCAGTATAAGGAATACAAGGCACTAAGTAATGTTTCTTTCCAGGTTAACAAGGGAGAAATCATGGGAGTCATTGGATTGAATGGCGCAGGCAAAAGTACCTTGTTGAAAATTGTAGCAGGTATTCTGAAGCCTACTGCAGGGAGTATTAAGGTTCACGGGAGAATGGCTCCTCTTATAGAGCTTGGAGCAGGCTTTGACGAGCATTTAACGGGTAGAGAAAACATATACCTGAACGGTTCTCTTCTTGGGCATTCTAATAAGTTCATGAAAGAACAAGAGGCTGCAATTATTGAATTTGCAGAGTTGGGAGAGTTTATTGACGTTCCTATTAAGAATTACTCTTCAGGTATGAAAGCAAGGCTGGGATTTTCAATAGCTACCTGCATAAATCCTGATGTTCTAATTGTTGATGAAGTATTATCTGTAGGCGATTTTAAGTTTCAACAGAAGTGTCAAGCTCGCATGCAGGAATTGTTGGGTGGGGGTACGACGGTGCTTTTTGTTTCGCACTCGCTTGGCGAGATTGAAAAATTGTGCAATCGAACCGTTTGGCTGGAAAAGGGCGAGCTTAAAATGATTGGTGAAACTGTAGAAGTTTTAGAGAAATTCAAGAATCAGGGATGA
- a CDS encoding ABC transporter permease → MVETSFNRLFNEMMRYEKLMRSYVNNFLKYRHFLKELVKKDFKFKYRRSRLGVLWSLLNPLLMIMVLSIVFSTLFNRHIPNYILYLLTGKLMFDFFSESTSSAMRAINGNAALIRKIYVPRYLFPISKSVFSLINLAFTLIILFAIMMVSNIDWSWTVLLFPLPIIYLFVFAVGFGLLLSAYAVFFKDLNHLYGVVTTAWMYLTPIIYPIDIIPDKYRTVIEANPMYYYISLFRDIVLNGNFGDLNTHLICMGVSLLSLALGLFVFQKKQNDFILYL, encoded by the coding sequence ATGGTAGAGACCAGTTTCAATAGATTATTCAATGAAATGATGAGGTATGAGAAGCTCATGAGAAGCTACGTTAATAACTTTCTGAAGTATAGGCATTTTCTTAAAGAATTAGTGAAGAAAGACTTTAAATTTAAATACAGACGGTCGAGACTTGGTGTTTTATGGAGCCTGCTGAATCCTCTGTTAATGATAATGGTGCTATCAATCGTTTTTTCGACATTGTTTAACCGCCATATTCCAAACTACATTTTATATTTGTTAACAGGGAAACTGATGTTTGACTTTTTCTCAGAATCAACAAGTTCGGCAATGAGGGCAATTAACGGGAATGCCGCTTTAATTAGAAAAATTTATGTACCGAGGTACTTATTCCCGATTTCTAAATCTGTTTTTTCATTAATTAATTTAGCTTTTACATTAATTATACTATTCGCGATTATGATGGTCTCTAATATAGACTGGTCTTGGACAGTCCTTCTTTTTCCTCTACCTATAATATATTTATTTGTATTTGCAGTCGGTTTTGGGCTTTTGTTATCGGCATATGCTGTGTTCTTTAAAGATTTAAATCATTTATATGGCGTAGTCACAACAGCATGGATGTACTTAACCCCGATTATTTATCCGATTGATATTATTCCTGATAAATATAGGACCGTTATTGAAGCGAATCCTATGTATTACTACATTAGCTTATTCAGAGATATCGTATTGAATGGAAATTTTGGCGATTTGAACACTCATTTGATATGTATGGGAGTATCATTGTTGTCGCTAGCTCTAGGACTTTTTGTTTTCCAGAAGAAACAGAACGACTTTATACTATATCTTTGA
- a CDS encoding O-antigen ligase family protein — protein sequence MSNPVYGKKAAASRNGEKLSVANWLLKIGIVILMIWAPFQAGLFNGLILQFEKPIYWSVIIGSFLLLIWLAAYYKNIKLDDQRSWTAAFVLLVPITYLLSLLSAASHYFAMNMVLIQCLYAIVFIIGLYLLQNKQGNRFVEITTITAAYIIVMFGLLNWLGQGRTVSALVGWFSSTVFNGEYNQAVWIDANGPRLASVFQYPNTYAAFLMAFFFVAVFAITRSRKWYEQAVHGFMLVPMALSILLTLSRGGLVFLPVVFIVLLLFLKPAKQVLWILYCLIAGIGTLLIAKPVTELGQQFHQGLIHDPAKGWGYVLAVSIIVAALAWLIQRFLAPKLEQRLSGLSVRKLSNLWLPIGSIVAVVIIAAVFLGTNAKHLLPGNIGERLENINFQQHSVLERLTFYKDALKVMKDYPVIGAGGGAWAALYEKYQNNPYLSRQAHSFVMQYLVEVGILGFAVFMAFILFIFYKYIKGYIRSSEEQRESHFIYFILVFSLFIHSLMDFNMSYIYIGIIVFLGLAGMAAAMDNKPVKRLALKPSAARGLYSAVAVIASIVLIFTSIRYIQANDEVTRGRELLSTSSDFQEIKAPLDRALQKRAHQPDAVLNMSVLLKAGYEQTQDETFYTAGYDLLTNALKKEPFNKNIYNQLIALHQLKGEDEQAYAIYRDNADKYAWDMNWYDQLIYQSYELGYQALGQANIAEKEQYFKTGLNAYQHVVEGVEHLKTLPPGQFQGGEFYITPQMALSAGKMHFMMNDPEQAAAVLKNGLTGDLHDSTIREIAVWYLAALQKTGASDQAVYDQLIQIDPMEKDSIDQLAKLQF from the coding sequence TTGTCGAATCCAGTATACGGGAAAAAGGCCGCAGCGTCGAGAAATGGAGAGAAATTGTCCGTCGCAAATTGGCTGTTAAAGATTGGTATTGTTATTCTGATGATCTGGGCGCCCTTTCAGGCCGGCTTATTCAACGGCCTCATTCTACAATTTGAGAAGCCGATCTACTGGTCTGTCATTATCGGCAGCTTCCTGCTGCTGATCTGGCTTGCCGCTTACTACAAAAATATTAAACTAGACGATCAGCGCAGTTGGACAGCCGCCTTTGTGCTGCTGGTGCCTATCACGTACCTGCTCTCGCTGCTATCAGCGGCCTCCCATTATTTTGCAATGAACATGGTGCTTATCCAGTGCCTGTACGCCATCGTATTTATTATAGGCCTATATTTGCTGCAAAATAAACAGGGCAACCGGTTTGTCGAAATAACGACGATTACTGCCGCTTACATCATCGTTATGTTTGGTTTGCTGAATTGGCTTGGCCAGGGTAGAACGGTCTCAGCCCTAGTCGGGTGGTTTTCGAGCACAGTATTTAATGGAGAATATAACCAGGCTGTCTGGATTGACGCTAACGGTCCGCGGCTGGCATCGGTGTTCCAATATCCGAATACATATGCCGCCTTCCTGATGGCTTTCTTCTTTGTTGCGGTGTTCGCCATTACGCGTTCCCGGAAATGGTATGAGCAAGCGGTCCATGGCTTCATGCTCGTACCGATGGCGCTTTCCATCCTGCTGACTCTATCACGCGGTGGTTTAGTTTTCCTTCCGGTCGTATTTATCGTACTTCTGCTATTCTTAAAACCGGCAAAGCAGGTTCTTTGGATTCTGTACTGTTTGATTGCCGGCATCGGTACACTGCTAATTGCGAAACCTGTAACTGAGTTAGGACAGCAATTTCACCAAGGTCTCATCCATGATCCAGCCAAAGGCTGGGGTTACGTGTTGGCCGTATCCATTATCGTTGCAGCTCTGGCCTGGCTGATCCAGCGTTTCCTGGCTCCTAAGCTGGAACAGCGCCTGAGCGGCTTGTCTGTGCGCAAGCTGTCTAACCTATGGCTGCCGATCGGCTCCATCGTAGCGGTTGTCATTATTGCAGCAGTTTTCCTTGGAACAAATGCCAAGCATCTATTGCCGGGCAATATCGGCGAGCGCCTCGAGAACATTAACTTCCAGCAGCACAGTGTGCTCGAGCGTCTAACCTTCTATAAAGATGCCCTTAAAGTCATGAAGGACTATCCTGTCATCGGTGCAGGCGGTGGAGCATGGGCTGCTTTATATGAAAAATACCAGAACAACCCTTATCTCAGCCGGCAGGCGCACAGCTTTGTTATGCAGTATTTAGTGGAAGTCGGGATTTTGGGCTTTGCGGTATTTATGGCTTTCATTCTGTTTATTTTCTACAAATATATTAAAGGTTATATTCGTTCATCAGAAGAACAGCGCGAATCTCATTTCATTTACTTCATCCTCGTATTCTCGTTGTTCATTCACAGCTTGATGGACTTCAATATGAGTTACATTTATATCGGTATTATCGTATTCCTGGGATTGGCCGGCATGGCGGCAGCGATGGATAACAAGCCCGTGAAGCGCCTAGCCTTGAAACCATCCGCAGCTCGCGGGTTGTATAGCGCAGTGGCGGTCATCGCTTCAATCGTACTCATCTTTACCTCGATTCGCTACATTCAAGCCAATGATGAAGTAACTAGAGGACGCGAACTCCTGAGCACAAGCTCCGACTTCCAGGAGATCAAAGCACCGCTGGATCGTGCGCTTCAGAAACGTGCCCACCAGCCGGATGCTGTACTGAATATGTCCGTGCTGCTGAAAGCAGGATATGAACAAACGCAGGATGAGACTTTCTATACGGCAGGCTATGATTTACTAACGAATGCCCTGAAAAAGGAACCATTTAATAAAAACATCTATAACCAGCTTATCGCCCTGCACCAGCTAAAGGGAGAAGACGAGCAGGCGTATGCTATATATAGAGACAACGCAGACAAGTATGCCTGGGACATGAATTGGTATGATCAACTGATCTATCAATCCTATGAGCTCGGTTATCAGGCACTCGGCCAGGCAAATATCGCCGAAAAAGAGCAGTACTTCAAAACTGGGCTAAATGCTTACCAGCATGTGGTTGAGGGAGTCGAGCATTTAAAAACCCTCCCTCCGGGACAATTCCAAGGCGGAGAGTTCTATATTACACCGCAAATGGCATTAAGTGCCGGTAAGATGCATTTTATGATGAATGATCCGGAGCAGGCAGCTGCTGTTTTGAAAAATGGCCTGACGGGAGACTTGCATGATTCAACCATTCGAGAAATCGCCGTCTGGTATTTGGCTGCATTGCAGAAAACCGGAGCAAGCGATCAGGCCGTTTACGACCAGCTCATCCAAATTGATCCTATGGAGAAAGATTCCATCGATCAGCTCGCAAAACTGCAATTCTAG